The following coding sequences are from one Leptolyngbya sp. NIES-3755 window:
- a CDS encoding unknown protein (similar to AA sequence:cyanobase_aa:asl7669), producing the protein MTPEDQQALNAHVQAIAKILYNDADKSQITNLAEIEAMVRTQVQQHVTPGLGSFLSQQLPPQLKATRDG; encoded by the coding sequence ATGACTCCTGAAGACCAACAAGCGCTGAATGCCCATGTTCAAGCGATTGCAAAAATCTTGTACAACGATGCTGACAAAAGCCAGATAACGAATTTGGCAGAAATCGAAGCGATGGTGCGAACTCAAGTGCAACAGCACGTCACACCAGGATTAGGGAGTTTTTTATCACAGCAGTTACCGCCACAACTGAAGGCTACCCGCGACGGTTGA